The Methanosphaera sp. BMS genome contains a region encoding:
- the mtaC gene encoding methanol--corrinoid protein MtaC codes for MPETSPLEQYYHNFENVEDYEVIAIRYNVKIEGPALKPEDDPEVVEILPKEEGVHRTLALAVLYGDKDDCDAKVQKALDDGADPIDLINNALMKGMDGVSALYTKGEFFLPDLMLAGDAMMSGVALCEAKLGHKADSKANVVCCAVEGDPHDIGKNLICMFLNANGYNAVDLGRDVPHADVVKAAVENDAAFVTATALMTTTMTGFGKIVAIMQEQGVDTPIGCGGGAVRRDFVEETPQTFYGVEAYHTPKLADAIVDKGKTWEDIRKEYAEIVGEYVAAYS; via the coding sequence ATGCCTGAAACTAGTCCATTAGAACAATATTATCATAATTTCGAAAACGTTGAAGATTATGAAGTAATTGCTATAAGATACAATGTAAAAATAGAGGGTCCGGCTTTAAAACCTGAAGATGACCCTGAAGTAGTTGAAATATTACCTAAAGAAGAAGGTGTTCACAGAACATTGGCATTAGCGGTCCTGTATGGTGACAAAGATGACTGTGATGCCAAAGTACAAAAGGCGTTGGATGATGGTGCCGATCCTATTGACCTTATCAACAATGCATTGATGAAAGGTATGGATGGAGTAAGTGCCTTATACACCAAAGGTGAATTTTTCCTACCTGACTTGATGCTGGCAGGGGATGCCATGATGAGTGGAGTAGCTTTATGTGAAGCAAAACTAGGACACAAAGCGGATTCCAAGGCAAACGTTGTATGTTGTGCAGTGGAAGGTGACCCTCATGACATAGGTAAAAACCTAATTTGTATGTTCTTAAATGCAAACGGTTACAACGCAGTAGACCTTGGTCGTGATGTACCTCATGCAGATGTGGTAAAGGCGGCGGTTGAAAACGACGCAGCATTCGTCACTGCAACAGCTTTAATGACAACAACCATGACAGGTTTCGGTAAAATCGTTGCCATCATGCAGGAACAAGGTGTAGACACTCCTATTGGATGTGGTGGGGGAGCTGTACGTCGTGACTTCGTAGAAGAAACACCTCAAACATTCTACGGTGTAGAAGCTTACCACACGCCTAAATTAGCAGATGCAATAGTAGATAAAGGAAAAACATGGGAGGACATCAGAAAAGAATATGCTGAAATCGTTGGAGAATATGTAGCAGCATACTCCTAA
- a CDS encoding methyltransferase MtaB domain-containing protein: protein MSRKAFTKMETKSADDMLFGETKHPVKLGLDQVAGGGLVYPNIKVAPAEGSEETIDGLEATSKNIAFAATQRAADIGLPAMQIETEHVQQQSISREASERCTAVTWEQLEELHDKFGTRVSLMSTVADMREEENGLRGSEFDIAMDESFEACAQNGASMLCIETVGGKVVSDYGISRGDARAILYGIGVLGSNDMEYMWTKIVDCAKRNNVVAGGDTDCAQANTAMFLAGGLLAKNVSHTIAAVARAIAGARSLVAIECGATGPTKDCGYENPIVKSIASVPICAEGKNATCAHADLMGNLTAGVCDVWSNESVYNREEMGGPTPGVWLQSLGYECALMNTATQIGTAKQLRDTYVLADKYRDPQGVILAYDNAYLIGKAITEEGEDIYLRSRAAALKAIELINQAVDQGRILLTRFERDTLDSTQKTYEQLPDDQDKFVKTCIKRYGRKVKEHDPKEYEL, encoded by the coding sequence ATGTCAAGAAAAGCATTTACAAAAATGGAAACTAAATCAGCAGACGACATGTTATTTGGGGAAACCAAACATCCTGTTAAATTAGGATTAGACCAAGTAGCAGGTGGAGGACTTGTTTATCCAAACATTAAAGTAGCTCCAGCAGAAGGATCAGAAGAAACAATTGATGGATTAGAAGCAACATCAAAAAACATTGCTTTTGCAGCAACTCAACGTGCAGCAGATATAGGATTACCTGCAATGCAGATTGAAACTGAACACGTACAGCAACAATCTATCAGCAGAGAAGCATCCGAAAGATGTACAGCTGTAACATGGGAACAACTCGAAGAATTACACGATAAATTCGGTACAAGAGTATCCTTAATGAGTACAGTAGCAGATATGAGAGAAGAAGAAAACGGATTAAGAGGATCCGAATTCGACATAGCTATGGATGAATCATTCGAAGCATGTGCTCAAAACGGTGCTTCCATGTTATGTATCGAAACCGTTGGTGGAAAAGTTGTATCAGACTACGGTATTTCAAGAGGAGACGCAAGAGCTATACTCTACGGTATAGGTGTACTCGGTTCCAACGATATGGAATACATGTGGACTAAAATTGTAGACTGTGCAAAAAGAAACAATGTAGTTGCTGGTGGAGACACAGACTGTGCACAAGCTAACACTGCAATGTTCTTAGCTGGTGGATTATTAGCTAAAAACGTATCACACACAATCGCAGCAGTAGCTAGAGCTATTGCAGGTGCAAGAAGTTTAGTAGCTATTGAATGTGGTGCAACCGGACCTACAAAAGATTGTGGATATGAAAACCCTATTGTTAAATCAATTGCATCTGTACCTATTTGTGCAGAAGGTAAAAACGCTACCTGTGCTCACGCAGACTTAATGGGTAACTTAACCGCTGGTGTATGTGATGTATGGAGTAACGAATCTGTATATAACAGAGAAGAAATGGGTGGACCAACCCCTGGTGTATGGTTACAATCCTTAGGTTACGAATGTGCATTAATGAACACAGCTACTCAAATCGGAACAGCAAAACAGTTAAGGGATACATATGTATTGGCAGATAAATATCGAGACCCTCAAGGTGTAATATTGGCATACGACAATGCATACTTAATAGGAAAAGCAATAACCGAAGAAGGGGAAGATATCTATCTAAGATCTCGTGCAGCAGCACTTAAAGCTATTGAATTAATCAATCAAGCAGTTGATCAGGGAAGAATCTTGCTAACCAGATTCGAAAGGGATACCCTTGACTCTACCCAAAAAACATACGAGCAACTACCTGACGATCAAGATAAATTTGTAAAAACTTGTATCAAAAGGTATGGAAGAAAAGTAAAAGAACATGATCCAAAAGAATATGAGTTATAA
- the mtaA gene encoding methylcobamide:CoM methyltransferase MtaA: MDLIENLKAALNDEEVEKVPVISATAAAIEDAFPAANVSWPKAHQDVDEMVRLGVSLHEQAGLECARIPFDLTAEAEAFGCEVDLGDMESTPTLRTHAPFDDVEDLEVPDDYVEQGRLPIIVQAIEKTKEEYPDVPVVVGMAGPFTLAGHLLGVEDLVKMLKTDSFVVEDVVEVALDAQTELVEAFNEAGVDVICVADPTSSPELLDPNDFDEFAKPALEDLSDAFECDSILHICGNSRPIMEGMLDCGFSGISFEEAVDVEEAKQVRAAEGSDSVLVGNVSTSQTLFSKPTSEVKAEATQALEKGINVLAPSCGIAPKSPLENLKAFVEARDEFYQ; the protein is encoded by the coding sequence ATGGATCTTATAGAAAATTTAAAAGCAGCATTAAACGACGAAGAAGTAGAAAAAGTACCTGTAATAAGTGCAACAGCAGCAGCAATTGAAGATGCTTTCCCTGCAGCAAACGTATCCTGGCCTAAAGCACACCAAGATGTTGATGAAATGGTAAGATTAGGTGTATCATTACACGAACAAGCAGGATTAGAATGTGCAAGAATTCCTTTCGACTTAACCGCAGAAGCAGAAGCATTTGGTTGTGAAGTTGACTTAGGTGACATGGAATCAACTCCAACATTAAGAACACATGCTCCTTTTGATGATGTAGAGGATTTAGAAGTACCTGATGATTATGTAGAACAAGGTAGATTACCAATTATTGTTCAAGCAATTGAAAAAACCAAAGAAGAATACCCTGATGTACCTGTAGTTGTAGGTATGGCTGGTCCATTCACATTAGCAGGACACTTATTAGGTGTAGAAGATTTAGTAAAAATGTTAAAAACTGACAGTTTCGTAGTAGAAGATGTAGTAGAAGTTGCATTAGATGCACAAACCGAATTAGTAGAAGCATTTAATGAAGCTGGTGTAGATGTTATTTGTGTAGCAGACCCAACATCCTCACCTGAATTATTAGACCCTAATGACTTTGATGAATTCGCAAAACCTGCATTAGAAGATTTATCTGATGCATTTGAATGTGACAGTATTCTCCACATCTGTGGTAACTCAAGACCTATTATGGAAGGTATGTTAGACTGTGGTTTCAGTGGAATTTCATTCGAAGAAGCTGTAGATGTAGAAGAAGCTAAACAAGTAAGAGCTGCTGAAGGTTCAGACTCAGTATTAGTTGGTAACGTATCAACAAGTCAAACCTTATTCAGTAAACCTACATCCGAAGTAAAAGCTGAAGCAACTCAAGCTTTAGAAAAAGGAATAAATGTTTTAGCTCCAAGTTGTGGTATTGCACCTAAATCACCTCTTGAAAACTTAAAAGCATTTGTAGAAGCAAGAGATGAATTTTATCAATAG
- the gatA gene encoding Asp-tRNA(Asn)/Glu-tRNA(Gln) amidotransferase subunit GatA — MKVIEKVEAIKQQELTAQENLDQMYSVIEEKNDDINAFVELDYERAQKVAQDIDNRIKNNKETGKLAGLVIGIKCNINVEDFIVSAASPTLKEYYGSYNATVIKNIIKEDGVIVGLTNMDEFAAGSSTETSMYGPTNNPNALGHIPGGSSGGSAAAIAADMCDITLGSDTGGSIRNPASHCGVMGFKPTYGMVSRQGLLDLSMSLDQIGPFANDTSGIALMLDVITGYDPYDPTTFERESGEFLDDIECESLDNTTVGVVKEFMDVTDEKIDSQINKSIDNLSSLGAEIKELTFEDINLGLPTYYLINYVEFFSATRKYDGRKYGERIEEVCGPEVARRIQIGSYISQKEFSGKYYKKALQARSLIRNDFNALLKDVDIIAGPTVPKLPHKIGEKLETMDMYAYDVLTVLANITGIPASSMNAGRVNDIPVGLQLQAKPEEDHKILSTMSALEKL; from the coding sequence ATGAAAGTAATAGAAAAAGTTGAAGCGATTAAGCAACAAGAATTAACTGCACAAGAAAACTTAGATCAGATGTATAGCGTCATCGAGGAAAAAAATGATGATATAAATGCATTTGTAGAATTAGATTATGAACGAGCACAAAAAGTAGCACAGGATATTGACAACAGAATAAAAAATAACAAAGAAACAGGTAAACTAGCAGGTTTAGTTATTGGAATCAAATGTAATATAAATGTCGAGGATTTCATTGTATCAGCAGCATCCCCTACACTCAAGGAATACTATGGAAGTTACAATGCCACTGTGATAAAAAATATAATTAAAGAAGATGGAGTAATCGTCGGATTAACAAACATGGATGAATTTGCAGCCGGAAGTTCTACAGAAACGTCAATGTATGGACCTACAAATAACCCTAATGCTTTAGGACACATCCCTGGTGGTTCAAGTGGAGGTTCAGCAGCAGCTATTGCAGCAGACATGTGTGACATAACACTTGGTTCTGATACAGGTGGTTCAATTAGAAACCCTGCATCACACTGCGGAGTTATGGGATTTAAACCAACATATGGTATGGTTTCACGTCAAGGATTACTTGACTTATCAATGAGTTTAGACCAGATTGGTCCATTTGCAAATGATACAAGCGGTATTGCATTAATGCTTGATGTCATAACAGGTTATGACCCATATGACCCTACAACATTTGAAAGGGAAAGTGGAGAATTCTTAGATGACATTGAATGTGAATCATTGGATAATACCACTGTCGGTGTTGTTAAAGAATTTATGGACGTTACGGATGAAAAGATTGATTCCCAGATAAACAAATCCATAGACAATCTATCATCACTAGGTGCAGAAATCAAGGAGTTAACCTTTGAGGACATTAACCTTGGTCTTCCTACATACTACCTTATAAATTACGTGGAATTCTTCTCCGCTACCAGAAAATATGATGGACGTAAATATGGTGAAAGAATTGAAGAAGTATGTGGTCCGGAGGTTGCACGTAGAATTCAAATCGGTTCATACATAAGCCAAAAAGAATTCAGTGGAAAATATTACAAAAAGGCACTGCAGGCAAGATCCCTCATACGCAACGACTTTAACGCACTGCTGAAAGATGTTGATATAATAGCAGGTCCTACAGTTCCAAAATTACCTCACAAGATTGGTGAAAAACTGGAAACAATGGACATGTATGCTTATGATGTGTTAACCGTTCTTGCAAACATCACCGGTATTCCTGCAAGCAGTATGAATGCTGGCAGAGTAAATGACATACCTGTAGGTCTACAGCTACAGGCAAAACCTGAAGAAGATCATAAAATATTAAGTACAATGAGTGCTTTAGAAAAATTATAA
- the tfrA gene encoding fumarate reductase (CoM/CoB) subunit TfrA produces MDIKRYECDVLIIGSGGAGCKCGIVASKNDANVIIVSKGLTFKSGCTMLAEGGYNAVFGYVDEEDSLQLHIQDTLKGGAFLNDLRLVHKLVTESPQRLIELEDYGSLFDRQDDGRLNQRAFGGQSYRRTCFKGDQTGHEMMLGLREEIIRENITTHDEIMITKLLFDENHTKIVGAMGLNLNDSSIVIYNSKTTVIAAGGCGWLYPVTSNASQKTGDGVMIAYNAGADVMDMEMVQFHPTGMLSPKSRRGVLITEAVRGEGGHLINSEGERFMINYDSRQELATRDVVARAIYSEIQEGRATPLGGVYLSVEHLPEEQIMTKLHTMVQQFKDVGVDIVNQPMEVAPTAHHFMGGIRITPDCETNIENLYAAGEVTSGVHGANRLGGNALADTQVFGNRAGLKCSENIQTLKLTAPSQSEVDDEIKRIEDIWTQGKYNPEDIKEEIQDIMWKYVAIVRDEQGLLEAQSQLKQLEEKTLDMDVPSFKEYNSKLMIALEVISMLQLARLIVKSALLRKESRGAHFRSDYPELNDEEYLKSFVLNKDEDVKTVERGLF; encoded by the coding sequence ATGGATATTAAAAGATATGAATGTGATGTATTAATAATCGGTTCTGGAGGGGCCGGTTGTAAATGTGGAATTGTGGCTAGTAAAAACGATGCAAATGTCATAATTGTATCGAAAGGACTTACCTTTAAATCAGGATGTACAATGCTAGCCGAAGGTGGTTATAATGCGGTGTTTGGCTATGTTGATGAAGAGGATTCATTACAGTTACATATCCAGGACACGTTAAAAGGTGGAGCATTCTTAAATGATTTGAGATTGGTGCATAAACTCGTAACAGAATCCCCTCAACGTTTAATAGAACTTGAAGACTACGGTTCACTATTTGACAGACAGGATGATGGACGATTAAACCAAAGGGCATTTGGTGGTCAATCATATAGAAGAACATGTTTTAAAGGGGATCAAACGGGTCATGAAATGATGTTGGGATTAAGGGAAGAGATTATCCGTGAAAACATCACAACACATGATGAAATAATGATTACCAAATTGTTGTTTGATGAAAATCATACGAAAATTGTCGGAGCAATGGGTTTAAATCTAAATGATTCATCTATTGTAATATATAACTCCAAAACTACCGTAATCGCTGCAGGTGGATGTGGATGGCTGTATCCTGTTACTTCAAATGCATCACAAAAAACCGGGGATGGTGTAATGATAGCATATAATGCCGGTGCAGATGTCATGGACATGGAAATGGTCCAATTCCATCCTACCGGTATGCTTTCACCAAAATCTCGTAGAGGTGTATTGATCACAGAGGCTGTAAGGGGAGAAGGCGGTCATTTAATCAATTCAGAAGGTGAACGTTTCATGATAAATTATGATTCACGTCAGGAATTGGCTACAAGGGATGTTGTTGCAAGAGCAATATACAGTGAAATCCAAGAAGGTAGGGCAACACCATTAGGTGGAGTTTATCTGTCAGTTGAACACTTGCCGGAAGAGCAGATAATGACAAAACTGCACACCATGGTTCAACAGTTTAAGGATGTGGGTGTTGATATAGTCAATCAACCTATGGAAGTAGCACCTACGGCCCATCATTTCATGGGCGGTATAAGGATAACCCCTGATTGTGAAACAAACATCGAAAACCTATATGCTGCAGGGGAAGTTACCTCAGGAGTACATGGGGCAAATAGGTTGGGCGGTAATGCACTGGCCGATACGCAGGTATTTGGTAATCGGGCCGGATTGAAATGTTCTGAAAATATTCAAACATTGAAGTTGACTGCTCCATCTCAGAGTGAAGTGGATGATGAAATTAAACGTATTGAAGATATATGGACTCAGGGAAAATATAATCCTGAAGACATCAAGGAAGAAATTCAAGATATAATGTGGAAATACGTTGCAATTGTCAGGGATGAACAAGGTTTGCTTGAAGCTCAAAGTCAGTTAAAGCAATTGGAAGAGAAGACACTTGATATGGATGTACCATCATTCAAGGAATACAACTCTAAACTGATGATTGCCCTTGAAGTAATAAGCATGCTTCAACTAGCTAGATTAATAGTAAAATCAGCATTGCTCCGAAAAGAAAGTAGGGGTGCTCATTTCAGAAGTGATTATCCTGAGCTCAACGATGAAGAATACCTCAAAAGCTTTGTTTTAAATAAGGATGAAGATGTTAAAACAGTTGAAAGGGGTTTATTCTAA
- a CDS encoding fumarylacetoacetate hydrolase family protein has translation MRFVRYKDSNDTESIGIIRDDSIVKIDYSSIYEAYDEYCQNNYLKELYVEDMDNVKFLTPTIPSKIICVGLNYKDHASELKMKLPDEPLLFMKSSTSMIAHHDEIIYPKISQQVDYEAELAIVLLEDVKYDEFNENVKFAYSIVNDVTARDLQQKDGQWTRAKNFDTFCPIGPCLVTDMDASNLDIKLEVNGKVRQNSSTSNMIFSPMELIEYVSSIMTLNKGDVIATGTPPGVGQLHKNDTVSITIEGIGTLENTVK, from the coding sequence ATGAGATTCGTTCGATATAAAGATTCAAATGATACTGAATCTATAGGGATAATAAGGGATGATTCAATAGTAAAAATTGATTATTCCAGTATTTATGAGGCATATGATGAATATTGTCAGAATAATTATTTAAAGGAGTTATATGTGGAAGATATGGATAATGTGAAATTTTTGACACCTACAATTCCCTCTAAGATAATTTGTGTGGGTTTGAATTATAAGGATCATGCCAGTGAACTGAAGATGAAATTACCTGATGAGCCATTGCTGTTTATGAAATCATCCACGTCCATGATAGCACATCATGATGAAATCATATATCCAAAAATATCACAGCAAGTTGATTATGAGGCAGAACTGGCGATTGTCCTCTTAGAGGATGTGAAATACGATGAATTTAACGAAAACGTTAAATTCGCTTACTCTATCGTCAATGATGTTACGGCGAGGGATTTACAACAAAAAGATGGACAATGGACAAGGGCAAAGAATTTTGACACATTCTGTCCAATTGGGCCGTGTCTTGTAACTGATATGGATGCATCTAATTTGGATATTAAGTTGGAAGTAAACGGAAAAGTAAGACAAAATTCAAGTACGTCCAATATGATATTTTCACCAATGGAATTAATTGAATACGTATCGTCAATTATGACATTAAATAAGGGTGATGTTATTGCGACAGGTACTCCTCCCGGTGTTGGTCAGTTACATAAAAACGATACAGTCAGTATCACTATTGAAGGTATAGGTACATTGGAAAATACAGTTAAATAA
- the hisG gene encoding ATP phosphoribosyltransferase has product MQIRIAIPSKGRISEPSVNLLEKAGIGLVDNSNRKLFSKTFDSDIDVMFTRAADIPDYVADGAADMGITGKDLIAERDADVEILYDLGFGKTRLVIAAPEDSDIQSVEDLKNIKTVATEFPFLTSQYFKQKGIDVKILALTGATEVAPLIGVADVISDLTSTGTTLKTNHLREIDTIFESSIVLIANKDSFKEKTTKINEIKLGISGVLHAEGKKLLMINVEKDKLEEIKAAIPGMGGPTISEIYGDDELVAVNSVISERDVFITLNKLRKLGAKDILVVPIERILQDY; this is encoded by the coding sequence ATGCAGATTCGTATAGCTATTCCATCAAAGGGACGTATTAGTGAACCATCAGTAAATTTGCTAGAAAAAGCGGGAATCGGTTTGGTTGATAATTCAAATCGTAAATTATTTTCCAAGACATTTGATTCGGATATAGATGTGATGTTTACAAGGGCGGCAGATATTCCTGATTATGTTGCAGACGGAGCTGCCGATATGGGTATTACAGGTAAAGATTTGATTGCAGAAAGAGATGCTGATGTTGAAATTTTATATGATCTTGGTTTTGGTAAAACCCGCCTGGTTATTGCAGCACCGGAAGATTCTGATATACAAAGTGTTGAAGACTTGAAAAATATCAAAACGGTGGCAACGGAGTTTCCATTTTTGACTTCACAGTACTTTAAACAAAAGGGTATTGACGTTAAGATATTGGCATTGACTGGAGCTACAGAGGTAGCACCATTAATAGGAGTGGCAGATGTAATATCGGATTTAACAAGTACGGGTACTACACTTAAAACCAACCATTTAAGGGAAATTGACACGATTTTTGAAAGTTCAATTGTATTAATAGCCAATAAGGATAGCTTTAAAGAAAAGACCACTAAAATAAATGAGATTAAACTGGGAATATCAGGGGTATTGCATGCTGAAGGTAAAAAACTTCTGATGATAAACGTTGAAAAGGATAAACTTGAAGAAATCAAGGCAGCCATACCAGGTATGGGAGGACCGACGATATCTGAAATATATGGCGATGATGAGTTGGTAGCGGTAAACTCAGTTATTTCAGAAAGGGACGTATTCATCACTTTGAACAAATTAAGAAAACTTGGTGCCAAGGATATACTTGTAGTGCCTATTGAAAGAATATTGCAGGATTATTAA
- a CDS encoding DUF120 domain-containing protein, with product MLKFKGKITSGLNRASEFMKKEIYTGQYQDKLGYAPYFGTLNITLDDDIHLDVNGKLKEDLKIIHGNSEYGDVFFLNAKITNPKNNISKKGDILFPTKTVYTFNTLEFVADEKLRECLDVKDNDCVIIELIL from the coding sequence ATGTTAAAATTTAAAGGAAAAATAACATCAGGATTGAATAGAGCCAGTGAATTTATGAAAAAGGAGATATACACCGGACAATATCAGGACAAATTGGGTTATGCCCCATATTTTGGAACATTGAATATAACATTGGATGATGACATCCATTTGGATGTTAATGGCAAACTTAAAGAAGATTTGAAAATTATTCATGGAAACTCCGAGTATGGTGATGTGTTCTTTTTAAATGCGAAAATAACGAATCCTAAAAATAACATCAGCAAAAAAGGAGACATACTGTTTCCTACAAAGACTGTATATACCTTTAATACCCTGGAATTTGTTGCTGATGAAAAGCTACGTGAATGTTTAGATGTTAAGGATAATGATTGTGTTATCATAGAGTTAATTTTGTAG
- a CDS encoding AAA family ATPase, whose amino-acid sequence MKKIGLLEVKGALPLYEHFGHLPTDIVKSDGTIENGNKAHEELDGLIIPGGTLVESETITPELEEEINLINDNDGFIFGMCAGFQILGRQTDVGRNSPVPIIRKGLNLLDVSFKPLINTNRINAEIVDDSTLFTKNLKDTTVNGFHCHTYGQIESKDKNVIYSNIERSNYKYKPERVLSGVSNKKGNILGTTVHCLLDNNPQVVNNILEYIDAVDEYEDIQERNKKLHDRVFHELAVGTNEICVFNRKKPEVPPMIMLMGTGSESGKTFLASGIVGALRQRGIHTYVIKVGPDIRDLSPSLYVNKEKLEDYASIQISNIGWTPLEDVLEQVKNKGYDLVLVEGVMSAATGLLNEKTPYSTVEIARAGNIPVIMVSSVSKGGIETAAIDIKAHIDLLDKLDVDTSAIILNRTYDEKIVNHVSEFLSNKSNVSRENIWSITKAKVENKGRVPEDYLQLETFTQAAMDVVNKDIDVMKIYELAKKPEFRGYLTHEEICKLYKE is encoded by the coding sequence ATGAAAAAAATAGGATTACTTGAAGTAAAAGGTGCTTTACCATTATATGAACATTTCGGACATTTACCAACCGATATAGTTAAATCTGACGGAACAATAGAAAATGGTAATAAGGCACATGAAGAATTGGATGGACTGATTATTCCCGGGGGAACACTGGTAGAATCAGAGACGATAACTCCTGAGTTAGAAGAGGAAATAAATCTCATAAATGATAATGATGGATTTATATTTGGAATGTGTGCTGGTTTTCAGATACTGGGCAGACAAACTGATGTTGGACGTAACTCTCCGGTGCCTATTATTAGAAAAGGATTGAATTTATTGGATGTTTCATTTAAACCATTGATAAATACCAACAGGATAAATGCGGAAATTGTTGATGATTCCACATTATTTACAAAGAATTTAAAGGATACAACAGTCAATGGTTTTCACTGTCACACTTATGGACAAATAGAATCCAAAGATAAGAACGTAATTTATTCCAACATAGAACGATCAAATTATAAATATAAGCCGGAAAGGGTTTTATCAGGTGTATCCAATAAGAAAGGTAATATCCTTGGTACTACCGTTCATTGTCTCTTGGATAATAATCCGCAGGTGGTAAATAATATCCTCGAGTATATTGATGCTGTAGATGAATATGAGGATATACAGGAAAGAAATAAGAAGCTTCATGACAGGGTATTCCATGAATTGGCCGTTGGCACTAATGAGATCTGTGTATTTAATAGAAAAAAACCCGAAGTACCTCCTATGATAATGTTGATGGGTACGGGTTCTGAGTCAGGTAAAACATTTTTGGCAAGCGGTATCGTAGGTGCCTTAAGACAACGTGGAATACATACGTATGTCATTAAGGTAGGACCTGATATCAGGGATTTGTCTCCATCATTATATGTCAACAAGGAAAAATTGGAGGATTATGCTTCAATACAAATAAGTAACATAGGATGGACGCCTTTGGAGGATGTGCTTGAACAGGTTAAGAATAAAGGATATGATCTTGTATTGGTAGAGGGTGTTATGAGTGCGGCAACAGGTTTGTTAAATGAGAAAACACCATACTCCACAGTTGAAATAGCACGTGCAGGTAATATTCCGGTAATCATGGTATCAAGTGTAAGTAAGGGTGGTATTGAAACGGCCGCAATAGACATTAAGGCACACATAGACTTATTGGATAAGTTGGACGTGGATACCAGTGCTATAATATTAAACAGGACTTATGATGAGAAAATAGTAAATCATGTAAGTGAATTTTTATCCAACAAGTCCAATGTCAGCCGTGAGAATATTTGGAGCATTACAAAGGCCAAGGTTGAAAATAAGGGAAGGGTTCCTGAGGATTACCTGCAACTGGAAACATTTACTCAGGCAGCGATGGACGTTGTCAATAAGGACATTGATGTGATGAAAATATATGAACTGGCTAAAAAACCTGAGTTCAGAGGATATTTGACTCATGAAGAAATATGTAAATTGTATAAAGAGTAA